From a single Calothrix sp. NIES-2098 genomic region:
- a CDS encoding RNA-binding region RNP-1, protein MSVRLYIGNLPKEEIDRQELQAVFAAEGDAVTTKLIKDRKTGKCRGFGFLTVNNDEQADQIIEKYNGQMFKDTPIKLEKALPRNKGEEGEEQAPKAAQNAGGATAAPVTNKDSNRREKSSKKSRRGGGSSGGGREHSTTTSDSDAIRPDPRWASELEKLKQMLAAQTTN, encoded by the coding sequence ATGTCTGTTCGCCTATATATAGGCAATTTGCCAAAAGAAGAAATAGATCGTCAAGAACTGCAAGCAGTTTTTGCTGCCGAAGGTGATGCGGTCACGACAAAACTAATTAAAGACCGGAAAACAGGTAAATGCCGTGGCTTCGGTTTTCTCACTGTCAATAATGATGAACAAGCCGATCAAATTATTGAAAAGTATAATGGTCAGATGTTCAAAGACACTCCGATCAAGCTAGAGAAGGCATTACCTCGCAATAAGGGAGAAGAAGGTGAGGAGCAAGCTCCCAAAGCAGCCCAAAATGCTGGTGGTGCTACTGCTGCTCCTGTCACCAATAAAGACAGCAATCGTCGCGAGAAAAGTTCTAAGAAATCTCGGCGTGGTGGTGGTAGCAGTGGTGGTGGGCGCGAACATAGTACCACAACATCTGACTCAGATGCTATTCGTCCAGATCCCCGTTGGGCTTCGGAATTAGAAAAGCTGAAACAGATGCTAGCTGCACAAACTACAAACTAA
- a CDS encoding multi-component transcriptional regulator, winged helix family protein, translating to MKILLIEDDKQITSLLVEALTALNYQIETAHDGEKGLELVKAFDYDLLILDVILPRLDGISLCRQIRLAGYQMPILILTAKEDISVRVLGLEAGADDYIIKPFELSELIARIRALMRRGKVILGKLLVWENLEVDTNIKEVMYAGKRLHLTPKEYGLLELFLENPRRIFSRSVLLDRIWTADEFPGEEAVTTHIKGLRQKLKAVGMTADLIETVYGLGYRLKEEPKKSNGKTVYSGELSEKGQAEAKIMAVVAKMREEFEKSFPEKLELFEQAIAQLSTLNPDKSILQQAKAEAHRLAGSSGCYGFLEASKIAREIEQLLDKFTSPYQSVALQLAELVKLLKQTFHQQPSSTPNPSISQIKSVRLLVVDDDRTLTERIKLEAVFWGFHVEVAANPKTARTILSQNPPEVILLELSFPDQEENGFTLLAELTQNYPEIPVLVFTNSNQLDCRVEAARLGAHSFLNKPMPVVQLLTAVNIAVNQQINTEAKVLVVDDDPLVLHQVSSLLSPWGLQVILLQESQKLWEVLESTKPDLLILDIEMPYFNGIDLCQAIRSDLSWNRLPVLFLSAHFEPEILYKVYAVGADDYVRKPIVEPELVARILNRLERTDLRKKLLYKYYQQPV from the coding sequence GTGAAAATTCTTTTAATAGAAGATGACAAACAAATAACTTCCTTACTTGTAGAAGCACTTACAGCGCTTAATTATCAAATTGAGACTGCTCATGATGGTGAAAAAGGGCTAGAGTTGGTCAAAGCATTTGATTATGACCTGCTGATATTAGATGTAATTCTGCCAAGACTAGATGGAATTAGTCTTTGTCGCCAAATCCGGTTGGCAGGATATCAGATGCCCATTCTGATACTGACTGCAAAGGAAGACATTAGCGTACGCGTCCTTGGATTAGAGGCAGGTGCGGATGATTATATTATCAAACCTTTTGAGTTGTCAGAGCTAATCGCCAGAATTCGGGCGTTAATGCGACGAGGAAAGGTAATTCTAGGAAAATTGCTAGTTTGGGAGAACTTAGAGGTTGATACTAATATCAAAGAAGTCATGTATGCAGGGAAGCGCCTGCACCTGACACCTAAAGAGTATGGTTTATTAGAACTGTTTCTCGAAAATCCCCGGAGGATATTTAGTAGAAGTGTCCTATTAGATAGAATTTGGACTGCTGATGAGTTTCCTGGAGAAGAAGCTGTAACAACCCACATTAAGGGTTTGCGACAGAAGCTAAAAGCTGTAGGAATGACCGCAGATTTGATTGAAACAGTTTATGGGTTAGGTTATCGCCTGAAAGAAGAACCCAAAAAGTCAAATGGTAAAACAGTTTATAGCGGCGAACTATCAGAAAAAGGTCAAGCCGAAGCCAAGATTATGGCTGTAGTGGCCAAGATGCGGGAAGAGTTTGAGAAAAGTTTTCCAGAAAAGTTAGAATTATTTGAACAAGCGATCGCGCAATTATCAACTCTCAATCCAGATAAAAGTATACTCCAACAAGCAAAAGCAGAAGCTCACCGCCTAGCTGGTTCTTCAGGGTGTTACGGATTTTTGGAAGCTTCCAAAATAGCAAGAGAAATAGAACAGTTGCTAGATAAATTTACCAGCCCCTACCAGAGTGTAGCTTTGCAGTTGGCAGAGTTAGTTAAATTGCTAAAACAAACATTTCATCAACAGCCATCTTCAACTCCTAACCCTAGCATCTCGCAAATCAAATCAGTACGACTGTTAGTTGTGGACGACGATCGCACGCTAACTGAAAGGATTAAATTAGAAGCAGTATTTTGGGGTTTTCATGTAGAGGTAGCAGCGAATCCCAAAACAGCAAGAACTATACTCTCCCAGAATCCCCCCGAAGTCATCTTACTAGAGCTATCATTTCCTGACCAAGAAGAAAATGGTTTCACTCTGCTGGCAGAACTAACACAAAATTATCCTGAAATTCCCGTTCTAGTATTTACTAATAGCAATCAACTGGATTGCAGAGTAGAAGCAGCTCGTCTAGGTGCCCATAGCTTTTTAAACAAACCTATGCCTGTTGTGCAATTGCTAACCGCAGTCAACATAGCAGTCAACCAACAAATTAATACTGAAGCCAAAGTTCTTGTAGTAGATGACGATCCTTTAGTATTACATCAGGTTAGCAGTTTATTATCGCCTTGGGGACTACAAGTAATACTATTACAAGAGTCTCAAAAATTGTGGGAAGTTTTAGAATCTACTAAACCCGATCTGCTAATTTTGGATATTGAGATGCCATATTTTAATGGTATAGATTTATGCCAAGCAATACGTAGCGATCTCTCTTGGAATCGCTTACCTGTACTATTTCTCTCGGCTCACTTTGAACCAGAAATACTATATAAAGTTTATGCTGTGGGAGCTGATGACTATGTTAGAAAACCAATTGTCGAACCAGAATTAGTTGCCCGGATTTTAAATAGGTTAGAACGGACAGATCTGAGAAAGAAATTATTATATAAATATTATCAACAGCCAGTTTGA
- the prfC gene encoding peptide chain release factor 3, with the protein MSTELESDLQKAVELRRNFAIISHPDAGKTTLTEKLLLYGGAIHEAGAVKARRAQRKATSDWMAMEQQRGISITSTVLQFAYKGCQVNLLDTPGHQDFSEDTYRTLAAADNAVMLIDAAKGLEPQTRKLFEVCKLRGIPIFTFVNKLDRPGREPLELLDEIEQELGLQTYAVNWPIGMGDRFKGVFDRDQQQIHLFERSAHGSKEARDTIVDLGDARIEELLEQDLYYQLKNDLELLEGVGPELNLDLVHQGKMTPVFFGSAMTNFGVELFLNSFLEYALKPGNHNSSVGEVPPTYPEFSGFVFKLQANMDPKHRDRVAFIRVCTGKFEKDMTVTHARTGKVVRLSRPQKLFAQERESIDEAYPGDVIGLNNPGVFAIGDTIYTGQKLEYEGIPYFSPELFATLRNPNPSKFKQFQKGISELREEGAVQIMYSIDEAKRDPILAAVGQLQFEVVQFRLQNEYGVETILDLLPYSVARWVDGGWEALNKVGRVFNTTTVKDSMGRPVLLFRNEWNCQQLQGDHPELKLSAIAPVYSGQQPVEG; encoded by the coding sequence ATGTCAACTGAACTTGAGTCAGATCTGCAAAAAGCAGTTGAACTTCGGCGCAACTTTGCGATTATTTCTCACCCAGACGCGGGGAAAACGACACTCACAGAAAAACTTCTATTGTACGGAGGAGCAATTCACGAAGCTGGTGCAGTCAAAGCACGACGGGCGCAGCGGAAGGCGACCTCTGATTGGATGGCAATGGAACAACAACGGGGTATTTCTATTACATCCACAGTACTACAATTTGCCTATAAAGGTTGTCAAGTCAATTTATTAGATACCCCAGGACACCAAGATTTCAGTGAAGATACTTATCGTACTCTCGCCGCCGCAGATAACGCAGTGATGCTGATTGATGCGGCAAAAGGCTTGGAACCGCAAACTCGCAAGTTATTTGAAGTTTGTAAGTTACGCGGCATCCCCATCTTTACCTTTGTTAATAAACTCGACCGTCCGGGGAGAGAGCCTTTGGAATTATTAGACGAAATCGAGCAAGAATTAGGATTGCAGACCTATGCCGTTAACTGGCCGATTGGTATGGGCGATCGCTTTAAAGGTGTGTTTGACCGCGACCAACAACAAATTCACCTATTTGAACGTAGTGCCCACGGTAGCAAAGAAGCCAGAGATACAATAGTCGATTTGGGTGATGCCAGAATTGAGGAACTGTTAGAACAGGATCTCTACTACCAACTCAAAAACGATTTAGAACTATTGGAAGGAGTAGGGCCGGAACTGAATTTAGATTTGGTGCATCAAGGAAAAATGACGCCAGTGTTCTTTGGCAGTGCCATGACCAACTTTGGGGTCGAGCTATTCTTGAATTCCTTCTTAGAATATGCCCTGAAACCAGGTAATCACAATAGCAGTGTGGGAGAAGTTCCCCCGACTTATCCGGAGTTTTCTGGGTTTGTTTTCAAACTCCAGGCTAACATGGACCCGAAGCATCGCGATCGCGTGGCGTTTATTCGCGTCTGCACGGGTAAGTTTGAAAAAGATATGACGGTGACTCATGCCCGTACAGGCAAGGTCGTCCGTCTGTCTCGCCCACAAAAACTTTTTGCCCAAGAGCGAGAATCGATTGATGAAGCTTATCCTGGCGATGTGATTGGTTTAAACAATCCTGGTGTTTTTGCTATTGGCGATACGATTTACACGGGGCAAAAGCTGGAATATGAGGGAATTCCTTATTTCTCACCAGAATTGTTTGCGACACTGAGGAACCCCAACCCTTCAAAATTTAAGCAATTTCAAAAAGGCATATCGGAATTGCGCGAAGAAGGTGCAGTACAAATTATGTACTCAATTGATGAAGCCAAACGCGATCCAATTTTAGCGGCGGTGGGTCAGTTGCAGTTTGAGGTAGTGCAGTTTCGCTTACAAAATGAGTATGGTGTAGAAACCATCTTAGACTTGCTGCCCTACAGCGTCGCCCGTTGGGTAGATGGCGGTTGGGAAGCTTTGAATAAGGTGGGACGGGTATTTAACACCACCACAGTCAAAGACAGCATGGGACGCCCCGTATTGCTATTCCGCAACGAATGGAACTGTCAACAGTTACAGGGAGATCATCCAGAGTTGAAATTAAGCGCGATCGCCCCAGTATATTCCGGTCAGCAACCAGTGGAGGGATAA
- a CDS encoding XRE family transcriptional regulator, with product MDMQVLRERAGLSRAEVAFRLAISETSVRNWEAGRTEPTMTPKKYLDALRLFKCTPEELAAASEKSINQRHKRKPGRPKRFPENPIPVTQVTDTPVCS from the coding sequence ATGGATATGCAAGTCCTGAGAGAACGTGCTGGGCTTAGCCGTGCAGAGGTTGCCTTCAGGCTTGCAATCAGCGAAACCAGTGTTCGCAACTGGGAAGCTGGGCGTACAGAACCAACAATGACACCAAAAAAATATTTAGATGCTTTGCGTCTATTTAAATGCACACCTGAAGAATTGGCAGCAGCTAGCGAGAAGTCAATTAATCAGCGGCATAAACGCAAACCTGGAAGACCTAAACGCTTTCCAGAAAATCCCATACCCGTAACTCAGGTAACTGATACGCCAGTTTGCAGCTGA
- a CDS encoding delta-aminolevulinic acid dehydratase, with amino-acid sequence MFPTHRPRRLRTHPQLRRMVRETILSTSDLIYPLFAIPGEGIANEVKSMPGVYQLSVDKIVEEAKEVYDLGIPAIILFGIPADKDVDATGAWHDCGIVQKAATAVKEAVPDLIVVADTCLCEYTSHGHCGYLQVGDLTGRVLNDPTLELLKKTAVSQAKAGADIIAPSGMMDGFVQAIRAGLDEAGFQDTPILSYAAKYASAYYGPFRDAADSTPQFGDRRTYQMDPGNAREAIKEIELDIAEGADMLMVKPALAYMDIIWRVKEASNLPVAAYNVSGEYSMIKAAALNGWIDEQRVVMETLTGFKRAGADLILTYHAKDAARWLK; translated from the coding sequence ATGTTTCCAACTCACCGCCCCCGCCGTCTGCGTACCCATCCCCAACTGCGCCGGATGGTACGTGAAACAATTTTATCTACTAGTGATTTAATTTACCCATTGTTTGCAATCCCAGGCGAGGGAATTGCTAATGAAGTAAAATCTATGCCTGGTGTTTATCAACTATCGGTAGACAAAATTGTTGAAGAGGCAAAGGAAGTTTACGACTTAGGAATTCCTGCCATCATTCTGTTTGGTATACCCGCAGATAAAGATGTCGATGCTACTGGTGCTTGGCATGATTGTGGGATTGTACAAAAAGCAGCTACTGCGGTGAAGGAAGCTGTACCAGATTTAATTGTTGTAGCTGATACTTGTCTATGTGAATATACAAGTCACGGTCACTGTGGTTACTTACAAGTAGGTGATTTAACAGGTAGGGTATTAAATGACCCCACCCTAGAATTACTCAAAAAAACAGCAGTTTCTCAAGCCAAAGCTGGTGCTGATATTATTGCGCCTTCAGGAATGATGGATGGTTTTGTGCAGGCAATTCGTGCGGGTTTGGATGAGGCAGGATTTCAAGATACGCCGATTTTGTCCTATGCTGCTAAGTATGCTTCGGCTTACTACGGGCCATTCCGGGATGCAGCAGATTCTACACCACAATTTGGCGATCGCAGAACTTACCAAATGGACCCAGGTAACGCCCGCGAAGCGATTAAAGAAATTGAACTGGATATCGCTGAAGGCGCTGATATGTTGATGGTGAAGCCAGCTTTGGCATACATGGACATCATCTGGCGCGTTAAAGAAGCCAGCAACCTCCCCGTTGCTGCCTATAATGTTTCGGGTGAGTATTCCATGATTAAAGCTGCTGCTCTCAATGGTTGGATTGACGAACAGCGCGTAGTCATGGAAACTTTAACTGGATTTAAACGCGCTGGCGCAGACTTAATTCTGACTTACCATGCTAAGGATGCGGCACGCTGGTTGAAATAA